Proteins from a single region of Apium graveolens cultivar Ventura chromosome 7, ASM990537v1, whole genome shotgun sequence:
- the LOC141672002 gene encoding syntaxin-22-like — protein sequence MSFQDLEAGRSVGFRRGGIANGKQDPTQAVASGIFQINTAVSTFHRLVNTLGTPKDTPELREKLHKTRLHIGQLVKDTSAKLKQASETDHHAEVSASKKITDAKLAKDFQSVLKEFQKAQRLAAERETAYSPFVKQAVPPSSYAESENDERSDKHPEQRALLVESKRQEVLLLDNEISFNEAIIDERDQGIQEIQDQIGEVNEIFKDLAVLVHEQGVMIDDIGSHVENAHAATAQGKSQLVKAAKTQKSNSSLTCLLLVIFAIVLLIVIILLAA from the exons ATGAGTTTCCAAGATCTCGAAGCGGGTCGATCCGTGGGGTTTCGAAGAGGTGGAATTGCAAATGGCAAGCAAGACCCGACCCAAGCTGTTGCTTCGGGTATTTTCCAGATTAATACAGCTGTTTCTACTTTTCATAGACTTGTTAATACTCTTGGAACGCCTAAAGATACCCCTGAACTCCGGGAGAAGCT GCACAAGACCCGACTACATATTGGGCAGTTGGTAAAGGATACTTCAGCCAAACTCAAGCAAGCTAGTGAAACTGATCATCATGCAGAAGTCAGT GCCAGCAAAAAGATTACAGATGCAAAATTAGCCAAAGATTTTCAATCAGTTTTGAAAGAGTTTCAAAAGGCGCAGCGGCTGGCTGCTGAGAGGGAGACAGCATATAGCCCTTTTGTTAAACAAGCAGTTCCCCCGTCGAG CTATGCAGAAAGCGAGAATGATGAACGTTCAGATAAGCATCCAGAACAACGTGCTCTACTGGTTGAATCCAAAAG GCAGGAAGTTTTGCTGTTGGACAATGAGATCTCATTCAATGAGGCTATAATTGACGAAAGAGATCAGGGAATCCAAGAAATCCAGGATCAGATTGGAGAAGTAAATGAGATTTTTAAAGATCTAGCTGTTCTGGTCCATGAGCAAGGAGTAATGATTG atGATATTGGATCCCATGTGGAGAATGCACATGCAGCCACTGCTCAGGGAAAATCCCAACTTGTCAAAGCAGCAAAGACCCAGAAATCAAACTCATCCCTG ACATGCTTGCTCTTGGTGATTTTTGCGATCGTGCTTCTCATTGTCATCATACTACTTGCAGCCTga